One window from the genome of Pseudoliparis swirei isolate HS2019 ecotype Mariana Trench chromosome 24, NWPU_hadal_v1, whole genome shotgun sequence encodes:
- the LOC130190253 gene encoding lysozyme g-like translates to MFVMRRESKGRQALTKEEGRGLRAQVEVFMLETMEDRSVLVIELKDETTGYGNIMEIETTGASMQTAQQDRLPNSGVSASHQMAKTDAARMEKYRGTINRVGAKYGIAPALIAAIISRESRAGKGLDGGWGDHGNAWGLMQVGVNPSGGRRTAGGSWDSEEHLCQATEILVHFIKLIRNKFPSWSAEQQLKGGIAAYNIGDGNVRSIENMDVGTTGGDYSNDVVARSQWYKNQGSF, encoded by the exons ATGTTTGTGATGAGAAGGGAGAGTAAGGGGAGGCAGGCCTTGACcaaggaagaggggagggggttgAGGGCACAGGTGGAGGTCTTCATGCTGGAGACTATGGAGGATAGGTCCGTTTTAGTGATTGAACTGAAGGATGAGA CAACAGGTTATGGAAATATCATGGAGATTGAAACTACTGGAGCCTCGATGCAAACAGCTCAGCAGGACAGGCTGCCCAATTCAG GTGTGAGTGCATCACACCAGATGGCAAAGACGGATGCAGCCAGGATGGAAAAATATAGGGGTACAATCAACAGAGTGGGAGCAAAATATGGAATCGCTCCAGCTCTCATTGCTGCCATCATCTCCAGAGAGTCCAGGGCTGGAAAAGGCTTAGACGGTGGCTGGGGAGACCACGGCAATGCCTGGGGACTGATGCAG GTTGGTGTCAATCCATCCGGAGGCAGACGAACTGCAGGTGGTAGCTGGGACAGTGAAGAACACCTCTGCCAAGCCACTGAGATCTTGGTTCATTTTATCAAGCTTATCCGCAACAAATTTCCCAGCTGGAGTGCGGAGCAGCAACTGAAAG GAGGGATAGCGGCCTACAATATCGGGGATGGAAACGTGCGATCCATTGAAAATATGGATGTAGGGACAACAGGGGGAGACTACTCCAATGATGTGGTTGCCAGATCGCAGTGGTACAAAAACCAAGGATCATTTTGA
- the LOC130189627 gene encoding N-acetylmuramoyl-L-alanine amidase-like: MTLIGLSFFVLALCSFFTVHSRPTGAYLRNIDSFIRAVEQVEDSNPGLSPLALVRALRRTAGNDDVMTVHFLGASYNLTDAEVLETAILNASSFSFFDKAIHHIVTDYGEERGVVLAPDGTTLALAPLLLGIESGLKAKMEGTPAVGLFPLTLGRTLGLSFLSLKDFPPSFRLGPNGCWDNVDRPKLFKLSRPATLATDAVINGGMDGAILGMDFSNLPASEEPHALSEVLKGYYSFILQEGHGLDAVTSHVSARRREISRSTLEPLDLYSQVMETLALVWKLEKTEWIALDTEVGKAVMDGLQTFVHKYWDCPQIIARCQWGAKAHQGTPIPLSLPLQFLYVHHTYQPSSPCLSFQNCSRDMRSMQRFHQEDRGWSDIGYSFVVGSDGYVYEGRGWKHLGTHTRGHNAIGYGVSIIGNYTAALPSRHALDLLRHRLVRCAVEGGWLVANFTIQGHRQAATYTSCPGDALFSEIRGWEHFGE, encoded by the exons ATGACTTTAATTGGACTGTCGTTTTTTGTTCTGGCTTTATGCAGCTTCTTCACTGTCCATAGCAGGCCGACAG GTGCCTACCTGCGCAACATCGACAGCTTCATCCGAgccgtggagcaggtggaggactCCAACCCTGGTCTGTCCCCCCTGGCTCTGGTCCGGGCCCTGCGGAGGACCGCCGGCAACGATGACGTGATGACCGTCCATTTTTTGGGTGCCTCGTATAATCTCACTGATGCGGAGGTTCTGGAGACAGCCATTCTCAATGCCTCATCCTTCAGCTTCTTTGACAAGGCCATCCACCACATTGTGACAGATTACGGAGAGGAACGTGGGGTGGTTCTCGCTCCAGATGGGACCACGTTAGCACTTGCACCCTTACTGCTGGGAATCGAATCGGGACTGAAAGCCAAAATGGAGGGGACGCCAGCTGTTGGGCTCTTCCCTCTCACTTTAGGCAGGACGCTGGGCTTGTCCTTCCTCAGCCTCAAGGACTTCCCGCCATCTTTTCGCCTGGGGCCGAACGGGTGCTGGGACAATGTGGACCGTCCTAAATTGTTCAAGCTGTCTCGGCCTGCCACACTGGCCACTGACGCTGTTATTAATGGCGGCATGGATGGAGCTATACTGGGCATGGACTTCAGCAACCTGCCGGCATCAGAGGAGCCGCATGCCCTCAGTGAGGTTTTGAAAGGATACTATAGTTTTATTCTGCAGGAGGGGCATGGTCTTGATGCTGTGACCAGCCATGTCAGCGCGAGGCGAAGGGAGATCTCTCGATCTACTCTGGAGCCACTCGATCTTTACAGCCAAGTGATGGAGACACTAGCCTTAGTCTGGAAGTTGGAGAAGACAGAATGGATTGCTCTGGACACCGAAGTGGGGAAGGCAGTgatggatggactacagacGTTTGTGCACAAGTACTGGG ACTGCCCTCAAATCATCGCTCGCTGTCAGTGGGGGGCAAAAGCCCACCAGGGTACACCTATCCCTCTGTCTCTGCCCCTCCAATTTCTCTATGTTCACCACACCTATCAGCCTTCCTCTCCCTGTTTATCCTTCCAAAACTGCTCTCGCGACATGAGAAGCATGCAGCGTTTCCACCAGGAAGATCGTGGTTGGAGCGACATCGGATACAG CTTCGTGGTGGGCTCTGACGGCTACGTCTATGAAGGCAGAGGTTGGAAACACCTCGGGACACACACCAGAGGGCACAATGCCATCGGGTACGGCGTGTCAATCATTGGTAACTACACTGCCGCACTTCCGTCTCGCCATGCCTTGGACCTGCTGCGCCATCGTCTCGTCCGATGTGCAGTGGAAGGAGGATGGCTGGTGGCCAATTTCACCATCCAAGGCCACAGACAGGCGGCGACCTACACCTCCTGCCCTGGAGACGCCCTCTTCTCAGAAATAAGAGGCTGGGAACACTTTGGGGAATGA
- the LOC130190252 gene encoding lysozyme g-like gives TGYGNIMVINTTGASMQTAKQDGLKKSGVSASQEMANTDLDEMERYRGTINRVGAKYGIAAALIAAIISREPRAGKGLVGGWGDHGKAWGLMQVDVNPKGGGHTARGSWDSEEHLCQAIEILVHFIKLIRNKFPSWRQDQQLKGGIAAYNMRDGNVHSIEHVDENTTGRDYSNDVVARAQWYHKRRGY, from the exons ACAGGTTATGGAAATATCATGGTGATTAATACTACTGGAGCCTCGATGCAAACGGCTAAGCAGGACGGGCTAAAAAAATCAG GTGTGAGTGCATCACAAGAGATGGCAAACACGGATCTGGACGAAATGGAAAGATATAGGGGTACAATCAACAGAGTGGGAGCAAAATATGGAATCGCTGCAGCTCTCATTGCTGCCATCATCTCCAGAGAGCCCAGGGCTGGAAAAGGCTTAGTGGGTGGCTGGGGAGACCACGGCAAAGCCTGGGGACTGATGCAG GTTGATGTCAATCCAAAAGGAGGCGGACACACTGCACGTGGTAGCTGGGACAGTGAGGAACACCTCTGCCAAGCCATTGAGATCTTGGTTCATTTTATCAAGCTTATCCGCAACAAATTTCCCAGCTGGAGGCAGGaccagcagctgaaag GAGGTATAGCGGCCTACAATATGAGGGATGGAAACGTCCATTCCATTGAACATGTGGATGAAAATACGACAGGAAGAGACTACTCCAATGATGTGGTTGCCAGAGCGCAGTGGTACCACAAACGAAGAGGCTATTGA